In Limosilactobacillus sp. WILCCON 0051, a single window of DNA contains:
- a CDS encoding threonine/serine exporter family protein, with protein sequence MRKLPIEQGQPKSDNEDLSNYRHHMAIHWHDFYSSDNVTPAKKANLVERSTIVGRIGIMMLACGTGAWRVRDSMNVVSQKLNMTCSADIGLVSIEYTCMDANNSYTQALSLPNTGVNTTKLNALESFVKEFDQRGDHWTVGEIHKRLDVIHRMKGNYSPLQVGLAAALACSAFVFLLGGGPIEMICSFFGAGIGNFVRRKMIDRKLTLFACLATSVAVACVIYVMALKLLNMGISLNPRHEAGYIGAMLFVIPGFPFITSGLDLSKLDMRSGLERLAYAVMIIIVATLVGWLVAMLVHLKPENFEPLALSPLMLFLLRLPASFCGVFGFSIMFNSTPKMAATAGAIGAIANTLRLELVDYNVMPAGAAAFLGALTAGILASFVRDRLGYPRISLTVPAIVIMVPGLYLYRAMYNMGLTSISVGALWITKALLIIVFLPLGLIAARILGDPKWRHTS encoded by the coding sequence ATGAGAAAACTGCCGATCGAACAAGGTCAGCCCAAAAGCGATAATGAAGATCTCAGCAACTATCGTCATCATATGGCAATTCACTGGCATGACTTCTACAGCAGCGACAATGTAACCCCTGCAAAAAAAGCCAATCTGGTTGAGCGCTCGACGATTGTTGGGCGTATTGGCATAATGATGCTGGCTTGTGGAACGGGAGCCTGGCGAGTACGCGACTCGATGAACGTGGTCTCCCAAAAGCTCAATATGACCTGTTCGGCTGACATTGGTCTGGTTTCAATCGAATATACCTGTATGGACGCCAATAACAGCTATACCCAGGCGTTATCGCTGCCTAATACTGGAGTCAATACGACTAAGCTGAATGCGCTGGAAAGCTTTGTCAAGGAGTTTGACCAACGGGGCGATCACTGGACCGTTGGCGAGATTCACAAACGCTTGGACGTTATACACCGGATGAAAGGCAACTATTCGCCGCTGCAGGTTGGTCTGGCAGCGGCTTTAGCCTGCAGTGCCTTTGTATTTTTACTGGGCGGCGGACCAATTGAAATGATCTGTTCCTTTTTTGGGGCTGGCATTGGCAATTTCGTCCGGCGCAAGATGATTGACCGTAAGCTGACGCTGTTTGCCTGTCTTGCGACTTCGGTAGCCGTGGCCTGTGTTATCTATGTGATGGCCCTAAAGCTTTTAAACATGGGAATTTCGCTTAATCCGCGCCATGAAGCCGGCTATATTGGGGCTATGCTGTTTGTGATTCCTGGTTTTCCATTCATTACCAGCGGCCTGGATCTTTCTAAGCTTGACATGCGTTCTGGTTTGGAAAGACTAGCCTATGCCGTGATGATCATTATCGTAGCTACCTTAGTTGGTTGGCTGGTTGCCATGCTGGTTCATCTCAAGCCGGAAAACTTTGAACCCTTGGCACTTTCGCCACTGATGCTCTTTTTACTGCGGCTGCCAGCCAGTTTTTGCGGGGTCTTCGGCTTTTCGATCATGTTCAATTCCACGCCTAAAATGGCGGCCACAGCAGGTGCAATCGGGGCAATTGCCAATACGCTGCGGCTTGAACTGGTTGACTATAACGTAATGCCAGCAGGGGCGGCCGCGTTCTTAGGAGCGTTGACGGCGGGAATCCTGGCCTCGTTCGTTCGTGATCGGCTTGGCTATCCGCGAATCTCTTTAACGGTACCGGCAATCGTGATCATGGTGCCTGGACTTTACCTTTATCGGGCTATGTATAATATGGGGCTCACGTCGATCAGCGTTGGTGCCTTATGGATTACCAAAGCGCTTTTGATCATCGTTTTCTTGCCGCTGGGGCTGATTGCGGCACGGATTTTGGGTGATCCTAAGTGGCGTCATACTAGTTAG
- a CDS encoding alpha/beta hydrolase translates to MDRKNFDHHILAAMADNLGNSLREMARCGHSRSKRATLTEMSIQLSGFKQTLADPQKRQELVESCRQANREPLKMPANVQFSVPVKLVTTPYPLIWLNQNAQARNLIVYLAGGAFIQRPLKGHWQFLNRLAKAADAEIVVPDYPLAPDHDFKDAYQELLDLYKWLYDQRPVSSIILMSDSSGAGLATGFCENLAQQGLPQPGRLVLISPWLDLQLGNPLIKKYAAKDRLLDQEGLRALGKLWAGQTDPRDARLSPLNGPVDQLRNVTIYIGTHEIMYPDAIHFTRRLKAAGVNTNTVIGRGMFHSYPLYPIPESEHVIMELARVFDQQ, encoded by the coding sequence ATGGATAGAAAAAATTTTGATCATCATATTTTAGCCGCGATGGCCGATAATCTGGGCAACAGTCTGCGCGAAATGGCACGTTGCGGACATTCGCGATCTAAAAGGGCTACCTTAACCGAGATGAGTATTCAGCTGTCGGGATTCAAGCAGACTTTAGCTGATCCTCAAAAACGGCAGGAGTTGGTTGAAAGCTGCCGGCAAGCCAATCGAGAGCCTTTAAAGATGCCAGCCAACGTTCAGTTCAGCGTACCCGTGAAACTGGTGACAACGCCTTATCCATTGATTTGGCTCAATCAGAATGCTCAAGCACGCAATCTGATCGTTTATCTTGCTGGGGGCGCGTTTATTCAGCGGCCGTTAAAGGGACACTGGCAGTTTTTGAACCGATTGGCAAAAGCAGCTGATGCCGAAATCGTGGTCCCGGATTATCCTTTGGCACCCGATCATGACTTTAAGGATGCCTATCAAGAGCTGCTTGATCTTTATAAATGGCTGTATGATCAGCGACCAGTCAGCAGCATTATCTTAATGAGCGACTCATCAGGAGCAGGGCTGGCGACTGGTTTTTGTGAAAATCTGGCACAGCAGGGATTGCCGCAACCGGGTCGTCTGGTGCTGATTTCACCATGGCTGGATCTGCAGCTGGGAAACCCATTGATCAAAAAATACGCAGCCAAGGATCGCCTGCTTGATCAAGAAGGATTGCGGGCGTTAGGAAAGCTGTGGGCTGGGCAGACCGATCCCCGCGATGCTCGTCTCAGCCCTCTGAATGGCCCTGTGGATCAGCTGCGCAACGTTACGATCTATATCGGCACGCATGAGATCATGTATCCCGACGCCATTCACTTTACACGGCGGTTAAAGGCAGCTGGCGTCAACACCAATACCGTGATTGGGCGTGGGATGTTTCATTCCTATCCATTGTATCCAATTCCAGAATCAGAGCACGTGATTATGGAATTGGCTCGTGTTTTTGATCAACAATAG
- a CDS encoding uracil-DNA glycosylase, with the protein MIIEYPPSLLQQAEDSLKGHHLTGFVAGQGPKHPKIMLIGEAPGREEAKTGIPFVGASGKELMKLIEEYLHMTREDVYITSVVRRRPYSIKKVKDKKTGAIIEKTPNRTPTKAEVYAYARLFDWELDQVRPKILMPLGNTSLQRLLGPNAKIGSLHGQILHCLIQRAASDHQGYVMSSRSYTVIPMYHPAAFLYARKLEPIVRHDWETVAQKLNQLENDKI; encoded by the coding sequence ATGATTATTGAGTATCCGCCATCGCTGCTGCAGCAGGCTGAGGATTCATTAAAAGGTCATCATTTAACCGGTTTTGTAGCTGGGCAGGGTCCTAAACATCCTAAGATTATGCTGATTGGCGAAGCGCCGGGGAGAGAGGAAGCCAAAACCGGTATACCGTTCGTTGGTGCCTCTGGTAAAGAGCTGATGAAGCTGATCGAAGAATATCTTCACATGACCAGAGAAGACGTTTATATTACCAGCGTAGTCAGAAGACGGCCTTATTCAATCAAAAAAGTTAAGGATAAGAAAACCGGTGCAATCATTGAAAAAACGCCCAATCGAACCCCGACCAAGGCTGAAGTCTATGCCTATGCGCGTCTGTTTGACTGGGAGCTGGACCAGGTGAGACCAAAGATTTTAATGCCGCTGGGAAATACCAGCCTGCAGCGCTTATTAGGACCAAATGCGAAAATTGGCAGTCTGCATGGTCAGATCCTGCATTGCCTGATTCAAAGAGCGGCCAGTGATCATCAAGGCTATGTCATGAGCAGCCGGAGCTATACGGTGATTCCAATGTATCATCCAGCAGCTTTTTTGTACGCACGCAAGCTGGAGCCGATCGTTCGTCATGATTGGGAAACGGTTGCCCAAAAGCTAAATCAATTGGAAAACGACAAAATTTAA
- the citE gene encoding citrate (pro-3S)-lyase subunit beta has translation MAEIKERLRRTMMFVPGNNPAMVKDAGIYGADSIMFDLEDAVSMAEKDAARDLVYEALQTQDYGDAELVVRVNGQDTPYYANDVRAMVKAGIDVVRLPKAEDAEMVKKLDADITAAEKEFGREEGSTMLMAAIESAKGVINAYQIASASDRMMGIALSAEDYTTDMKTHRYPDGAELEFARNMVLHAARAAGVAAFDTVFTNMNDTEGFYRETEYIHQLGFDGKSLVNPRQIPMVNKVYEPTKKEIENAKNVENAIKEAKLKGSGVISMNGQMVDRPVVLRAERVMRLAKASNLIDEEGNYIEK, from the coding sequence ATGGCTGAAATTAAAGAACGCTTGCGTCGGACGATGATGTTCGTACCCGGCAACAACCCAGCAATGGTTAAGGATGCTGGTATCTATGGTGCCGACTCCATCATGTTCGACTTGGAAGATGCCGTTTCAATGGCTGAAAAAGATGCTGCTCGTGACCTGGTTTACGAAGCTTTACAAACGCAGGACTATGGCGACGCGGAACTGGTTGTCCGGGTCAATGGTCAAGACACGCCATACTATGCTAATGACGTTCGGGCCATGGTTAAGGCTGGGATCGACGTTGTCCGGCTGCCAAAAGCTGAAGATGCCGAAATGGTCAAGAAGCTGGATGCCGACATCACGGCTGCCGAAAAAGAATTTGGCCGTGAAGAAGGCTCAACGATGCTGATGGCTGCCATTGAAAGCGCCAAGGGGGTTATCAATGCCTACCAAATCGCGTCTGCATCTGATCGGATGATGGGGATTGCGCTGTCTGCCGAAGACTACACGACTGACATGAAGACGCACCGCTACCCAGATGGTGCCGAACTTGAATTTGCCCGCAACATGGTTCTGCATGCTGCTCGTGCGGCTGGTGTAGCTGCCTTTGACACGGTCTTCACCAACATGAACGACACGGAAGGCTTCTACCGCGAAACTGAATACATTCACCAGCTTGGCTTTGACGGCAAGTCACTGGTCAACCCACGTCAAATTCCAATGGTTAACAAGGTTTACGAACCAACCAAGAAGGAAATCGAAAACGCCAAGAACGTTGAAAATGCCATCAAGGAAGCCAAGCTCAAGGGTTCTGGCGTTATTTCCATGAACGGTCAAATGGTCGACCGTCCAGTTGTGCTGCGTGCTGAACGGGTTATGCGCCTGGCAAAGGCATCCAACCTGATTGACGAGGAGGGAAACTACATTGAAAAATAA
- a CDS encoding LysR family transcriptional regulator, translated as MNTRDLQYFQALVKYKNYTRVAKEFGVSQPTVTQAIKRLEKEFDAQLVYTDRAHRQNMITRSGQLLAASAKTINEQISLAHHSIDLVQERQIRFGLPPIIGKLLVAKIAKKVPGSIMRRVRICEAGSQELLSKLLKGEIDVAMLGSVAPLDEEKVYVQLLTKRPYSIMVSAKSPLAQRKKISFKELANQHFITYDKQYVHVAAMRSYFAYAHIKPTVAVYKVPDISWVKELVRENVGIALMVRDAAKNETGIVPLEIDDPLPEWFYISLAIRNGYVLSDEEQHFVKLLGQVAKEDE; from the coding sequence ATGAATACGCGGGATCTGCAGTATTTTCAAGCATTGGTCAAGTATAAAAACTACACGCGCGTCGCCAAGGAATTCGGCGTCTCGCAGCCAACCGTTACTCAGGCGATCAAACGATTGGAAAAAGAATTTGATGCCCAATTAGTCTATACAGATCGTGCTCACCGACAAAACATGATCACGCGCAGCGGTCAGCTCTTGGCGGCCAGTGCCAAGACCATCAACGAACAGATTTCGCTGGCCCATCATTCGATTGATCTGGTTCAAGAACGGCAGATTCGCTTTGGCCTGCCGCCGATTATCGGCAAGCTTTTGGTAGCCAAGATTGCCAAGAAAGTGCCAGGATCTATCATGCGGCGCGTTCGGATCTGTGAGGCCGGCTCCCAGGAACTGCTGTCCAAGCTGCTTAAAGGCGAAATTGACGTTGCCATGCTGGGATCAGTGGCACCGCTGGATGAAGAAAAGGTCTATGTACAGCTCCTAACCAAACGTCCATACAGCATTATGGTCAGTGCCAAGAGTCCCCTGGCGCAGCGAAAAAAGATCAGTTTTAAGGAACTGGCCAATCAGCATTTCATTACTTATGACAAACAGTACGTTCATGTGGCCGCAATGCGTTCCTACTTTGCCTATGCGCATATCAAGCCAACCGTAGCCGTCTATAAGGTACCTGATATTTCATGGGTTAAGGAATTGGTCAGAGAAAACGTTGGGATTGCCTTAATGGTCCGGGATGCCGCTAAAAACGAGACAGGCATCGTACCATTGGAGATTGACGATCCACTGCCAGAATGGTTCTATATCTCACTGGCAATTCGCAATGGCTACGTCCTTAGTGATGAAGAGCAGCACTTCGTAAAACTGTTGGGCCAAGTAGCTAAAGAAGACGAATAG
- the citF gene encoding citrate lyase subunit alpha produces the protein MKNNVNRELPEDLMKQLDYKPFETTEIGHPEVQRVAPKVTVTTGDDKVVESLEDVVKKTVKDGMTISFHHHFRNGDFVFNQVMDIILKLGIKDLTLAPSSLTGVMNDKVIEAIKAGTITNITSSGMRGSLGDFVSHGGLKNPVIFRSHGNRARSIENGNIKIDVAFLGVPNSDALGNANGMNGDAVFGSLGYALMDAQYADKVVLLTDNIVDYPNTPASIKQTQVDYVVKVDKVGDPDKIGSGATRFTKDPKELKIASMVNDVIVNSPYFKDGFSFQTGSGGAALAVTRFLRQSMIDAGITASFALGGITSPTVKLLEEGLVKKVMDVQDFDKGAAASMKNNQNQQEIDASWYADPDNKGAMVDQLDVAILSALEIDTNFNVNVMTGSDGVIRGAIGGHQDAATSKLTIISAPLVRGRIATVVPDVTTVVTPGESVDVLVTEYGIAINPRRKDLQDALSNVPGLPVYDIHDLQKLAESKVGKPEPLQFTDRTVALVEYRDGTIIDTIKQVKD, from the coding sequence TTGAAAAATAATGTAAATCGCGAACTGCCAGAAGATCTGATGAAGCAGCTCGACTACAAGCCATTTGAAACTACCGAAATCGGCCATCCCGAGGTTCAACGGGTTGCGCCTAAGGTTACTGTAACGACTGGTGACGACAAGGTTGTTGAATCACTGGAAGATGTTGTTAAAAAGACCGTTAAAGACGGCATGACGATTTCTTTCCACCACCACTTCCGTAACGGTGACTTTGTCTTCAATCAAGTAATGGACATTATCTTGAAGCTGGGAATCAAGGACCTGACCCTGGCACCATCCTCGCTGACTGGTGTCATGAACGACAAGGTGATTGAAGCCATCAAGGCAGGTACGATTACCAACATTACCAGTTCAGGAATGCGTGGTTCTTTGGGCGACTTTGTATCTCATGGCGGCTTAAAGAACCCAGTTATCTTCCGTTCACACGGTAACCGGGCGCGTTCAATCGAAAACGGCAACATCAAGATCGACGTTGCTTTCCTGGGGGTACCAAACTCAGATGCGCTGGGTAACGCTAATGGTATGAATGGGGATGCCGTCTTCGGATCATTGGGCTATGCTCTGATGGATGCTCAATACGCTGACAAGGTCGTCTTGCTGACTGACAACATTGTCGACTACCCTAACACGCCAGCTTCAATCAAGCAGACACAGGTTGACTACGTTGTTAAGGTTGATAAGGTGGGTGACCCTGACAAGATCGGTTCTGGTGCTACTCGTTTCACTAAGGACCCTAAGGAATTGAAGATTGCCTCAATGGTAAACGACGTTATCGTCAACTCACCATACTTCAAGGATGGCTTCTCCTTCCAAACTGGTTCTGGTGGTGCAGCCCTGGCCGTTACGCGGTTCCTGCGTCAATCCATGATCGATGCCGGCATCACGGCTTCATTTGCTCTGGGTGGGATTACCTCGCCAACGGTTAAGCTGCTTGAAGAAGGCCTGGTCAAGAAGGTCATGGACGTTCAAGACTTTGACAAGGGCGCGGCTGCTTCCATGAAGAACAACCAAAACCAACAAGAAATCGATGCTTCTTGGTATGCTGATCCTGACAACAAGGGGGCCATGGTTGACCAGCTTGATGTTGCTATTTTATCGGCTCTGGAAATCGACACCAACTTCAACGTTAACGTTATGACGGGCTCTGATGGCGTGATTCGTGGGGCGATTGGTGGTCACCAAGATGCCGCTACCTCTAAGCTGACGATTATCTCGGCTCCATTGGTTCGTGGTCGGATTGCTACGGTTGTTCCAGATGTAACGACGGTAGTTACGCCAGGCGAATCCGTTGACGTACTGGTTACTGAATACGGGATTGCCATCAACCCTCGTCGCAAGGACCTGCAAGATGCCTTGAGCAATGTTCCTGGTCTGCCGGTCTACGATATTCATGATCTGCAAAAGCTGGCTGAATCCAAGGTTGGCAAGCCAGAACCACTGCAGTTTACTGATCGGACGGTGGCACTGGTTGAATACCGTGATGGAACGATTATTGACACGATCAAGCAGGTTAAGGACTAA
- a CDS encoding triphosphoribosyl-dephospho-CoA synthase, translating into MEQTSAKLVNDAIRAMIYEVSVNPKPGLVDPVSSGPHPDMDVFLFIDSALSLHHYFEQSVDLGMNFTATDLTLMFKKLRTFGIEAEKTMFKATNGVNTHKGAVFSLGVLTCAEAYRIKHPQLDLTTIVKRMLKGLTASDYDIEKLHAKPIEQLTAGEKEFLRYGIKGIRGEAEAGYPTVMQIGVPALKKSRGTTMQRLLDTFMHIVAQTEDTNLIKRAGRHDVVKEAHQQAKRYLELGGTQTQAGRDYLARLNQEYLLNNYSLGGSADLLILTIFIGLRQGILRPEAMQSEGMI; encoded by the coding sequence ATGGAACAGACAAGCGCTAAGCTGGTTAATGATGCGATTCGAGCAATGATTTATGAAGTCTCCGTCAACCCCAAGCCTGGATTGGTGGATCCGGTGTCTTCTGGACCGCACCCTGATATGGATGTATTCTTATTTATTGACAGCGCCCTTAGTTTGCATCATTATTTTGAACAAAGCGTTGATTTGGGAATGAATTTTACAGCAACCGATCTGACGCTTATGTTTAAAAAACTGCGAACTTTTGGGATTGAAGCCGAAAAGACGATGTTTAAGGCAACCAATGGCGTTAATACGCATAAAGGCGCGGTTTTTTCGCTCGGTGTCCTGACGTGTGCTGAAGCTTACCGCATCAAGCATCCCCAGTTGGATCTGACCACGATCGTTAAACGGATGCTCAAAGGATTGACAGCCAGTGATTACGATATTGAAAAGCTGCATGCCAAGCCCATTGAGCAGCTGACGGCCGGTGAAAAAGAATTTCTGCGCTATGGCATCAAAGGCATTCGTGGTGAGGCTGAGGCTGGCTATCCAACTGTTATGCAGATTGGCGTGCCAGCACTGAAAAAAAGCCGGGGAACGACGATGCAGCGCTTGTTGGATACGTTTATGCATATCGTCGCGCAGACTGAAGACACCAATCTGATCAAGCGGGCTGGCCGCCATGACGTTGTTAAAGAGGCTCATCAACAGGCAAAAAGATATTTAGAGCTGGGCGGCACGCAGACGCAGGCCGGCCGCGACTATCTGGCACGGCTCAATCAAGAATATCTGCTCAACAACTATAGTCTGGGCGGTTCGGCCGATCTGCTGATATTAACGATTTTTATTGGTCTGCGTCAAGGAATCTTACGGCCAGAAGCCATGCAATCTGAAGGGATGATTTGA
- the citD gene encoding citrate lyase acyl carrier protein, whose translation MEIKETAVAGTLESSDIQIMLSKGTDGIAIDLESDVAKQFGTQIKKVITETLTAMGIQNAKVKAVDKGALDCVIKARTIAAAQRAAKTTDEPAWEVL comes from the coding sequence ATGGAAATTAAGGAAACCGCAGTAGCTGGTACCTTGGAATCATCTGATATTCAAATCATGCTGTCCAAGGGTACGGATGGCATTGCAATTGATTTGGAATCAGACGTTGCCAAGCAGTTTGGCACCCAGATCAAGAAGGTCATCACTGAAACGCTGACGGCAATGGGAATTCAAAACGCTAAGGTTAAGGCCGTTGACAAGGGCGCCTTGGATTGTGTAATCAAGGCCCGCACGATTGCCGCTGCGCAACGTGCTGCCAAGACGACTGATGAACCTGCATGGGAGGTATTGTAA
- a CDS encoding NADP-dependent malic enzyme — MTSEEDAILRLHQAHTGMLDIKSDFDIEDRADLQKAYTPGVAVLSRMIAKKPELKDKFTVSGKLVALITDGTAVLGLGNVGPAAGLPVIEGKALLYKDLANINAIPLAVDQVSPKEIIKTIKNISLSFAGIHLEDIAAPRCFEIENALSEELDIPVYHDDQEGSAIVVLAGLINAAKVVGKKLTDLRVVINGVGASGLATARLLYAAGIKHLTLVDVHGVITSEDYRANDYQRVFAAKLGTPQSMENQNIHDAIKGQDVFIGLSTGNVINRHDVKQMNEQPIIFALANPHQEIAPEKAKEAGAAVIATGSSQYPNQVNNILAFPGLFKGLLASGLKKVDMDLQKAVAQALASVVTEPTAENIVPSVFDERVVPTVAKAVVDYASQSK, encoded by the coding sequence ATGACTTCAGAAGAAGATGCTATTCTTCGTCTGCATCAAGCCCATACTGGGATGTTGGACATTAAATCTGATTTTGACATTGAGGACCGAGCAGACCTGCAAAAGGCCTATACGCCAGGGGTAGCGGTCTTATCAAGAATGATTGCTAAAAAGCCGGAACTCAAGGACAAGTTTACGGTCAGCGGCAAACTGGTTGCCTTGATTACTGACGGGACTGCCGTACTGGGACTTGGCAACGTCGGCCCGGCTGCCGGCCTGCCGGTTATTGAAGGGAAAGCCTTGCTGTACAAGGATCTGGCCAATATCAACGCCATTCCGCTGGCAGTTGATCAGGTCAGCCCAAAAGAAATCATCAAGACGATCAAAAACATTTCATTATCATTTGCTGGTATTCATCTTGAAGACATTGCCGCGCCACGCTGCTTTGAAATCGAGAATGCCTTGAGCGAAGAACTGGACATTCCAGTCTATCATGACGATCAAGAAGGCAGTGCCATTGTGGTTTTAGCTGGTTTGATCAATGCTGCCAAGGTCGTTGGCAAAAAGCTGACGGATCTGCGCGTCGTAATCAATGGCGTTGGCGCTTCTGGACTGGCAACGGCGCGCCTGCTGTATGCGGCCGGCATCAAGCACTTAACGTTGGTTGACGTTCACGGCGTCATTACCAGTGAGGATTACCGCGCCAATGATTATCAGCGTGTGTTCGCCGCTAAGCTGGGAACGCCGCAAAGTATGGAAAATCAAAATATTCATGATGCCATCAAGGGACAGGATGTTTTTATCGGACTTTCAACCGGTAATGTCATCAATCGTCATGACGTCAAGCAGATGAATGAGCAGCCAATCATCTTTGCTCTGGCAAATCCGCATCAGGAAATCGCACCTGAAAAAGCTAAGGAAGCCGGGGCAGCCGTAATTGCTACTGGATCCAGCCAATACCCTAACCAGGTCAATAACATTCTGGCTTTTCCAGGACTGTTCAAAGGCTTATTGGCCAGCGGCTTGAAAAAAGTTGACATGGATCTGCAAAAAGCGGTTGCTCAAGCACTGGCCAGCGTGGTTACGGAACCGACTGCTGAAAATATCGTGCCCAGCGTCTTTGATGAGCGCGTCGTCCCAACCGTAGCAAAAGCGGTTGTTGATTATGCCAGTCAATCAAAATAA
- the citC gene encoding [citrate (pro-3S)-lyase] ligase: MENRIVDLHLSDRATRQKWQQFLESLGIHNFSDAEVDKIDFTLGLLDEQGQLVGTGSAAGNVLKYIGVCNKEAVPGARFNAIVSALTNRLFQEHRFHLFVFTKARYSASFQHLGFKELAHSDVAAFLETGDPNVDDYLAAVPRVDGQATKKVAGIVMNANPFTNGHRYLVEQAAEENDLVYVFVVNTDLSLFRTSERFELVKTGTADLKNVIVVDGGDYMVSYATFPAYFLESADQTIRYQTTLDARVFRDTIAPALNIKTRYVGSEPLSRTTGIYNQVLQQELPPKVALKIIDRKTATNGNYITATEVRKCIKDDNLDAIVGLVPATTQKFVEDHVAILQERIKEGMNINGN; encoded by the coding sequence ATGGAAAATCGCATCGTTGATCTGCATCTGAGTGATCGAGCTACTCGGCAGAAATGGCAGCAGTTTTTGGAATCGTTGGGGATTCACAACTTTTCGGATGCTGAGGTCGACAAGATCGATTTTACTCTGGGACTGCTTGATGAACAAGGCCAGCTGGTTGGTACGGGATCAGCTGCCGGCAATGTCTTGAAATACATTGGCGTCTGCAACAAAGAAGCCGTGCCGGGAGCCAGATTCAATGCTATTGTCAGTGCCTTGACGAATCGACTCTTTCAAGAACATCGCTTTCATTTATTTGTCTTTACCAAGGCCAGATATTCTGCAAGCTTTCAGCACCTCGGCTTTAAGGAACTGGCTCATTCGGATGTCGCCGCCTTTTTGGAAACCGGCGATCCAAACGTTGATGACTATTTAGCCGCTGTTCCGCGCGTAGACGGACAAGCGACTAAAAAAGTAGCTGGCATCGTTATGAATGCCAACCCCTTTACCAATGGTCATCGCTACTTGGTTGAGCAGGCAGCTGAAGAAAACGATCTGGTCTATGTCTTTGTAGTCAATACGGATCTGTCGCTGTTTAGAACCAGTGAACGATTCGAACTGGTAAAAACGGGGACGGCTGATCTAAAAAACGTCATTGTCGTTGATGGTGGCGATTATATGGTCAGTTATGCCACTTTCCCCGCCTACTTTTTGGAGTCAGCCGACCAGACGATTCGCTACCAGACAACCTTAGATGCCCGCGTCTTTCGCGATACGATCGCACCGGCACTCAATATAAAGACGCGTTATGTTGGCAGCGAGCCGTTATCACGGACGACTGGAATCTATAATCAGGTTTTGCAGCAGGAACTGCCGCCTAAAGTTGCGTTAAAGATTATTGATCGCAAGACGGCAACTAATGGAAATTATATTACCGCGACCGAGGTACGCAAATGCATCAAGGATGACAATCTCGATGCCATCGTGGGGCTCGTCCCAGCAACGACGCAGAAGTTCGTTGAAGACCATGTTGCGATACTTCAAGAGCGGATCAAGGAAGGAATGAACATCAATGGAAATTAA